One genomic region from Anthonomus grandis grandis chromosome 1, icAntGran1.3, whole genome shotgun sequence encodes:
- the LOC126739161 gene encoding piggyBac transposable element-derived protein 4-like yields MDRRASTKALTEKELQRIAENLSDIEDDIADFESESEGEEEVIEEDCYNSESEQSTDEFSKETESFVRPNESERFYIGKNEETIWKSTPVIQGNKPKATNIIKVLPGSKGAAKNVSKPLDSFFMFLTRDMVDHIVLCTNIYIENKRDNFIRDRDCKLTSSEEMSALFGVLFIISIKKRNRVNVEKLWAREGTGMILLRALFSYKRFLFLLRALRFDDITTRQEREKFDKLAAIRKIFEDFVKNYMESYSFGEFITIDEMLHPFRGRCGFVQYMPLKPAKYGIKFYALCDSKTYYTWKFEIYCELQREVLFKTSNLPFDIVQRLVEPIKNTKRNIITLAQYLLKNGITLTGIVKKK; encoded by the exons at GGATAGAAGAGCCTCCACTAAAGCACTTACTGAGAAAGAGTTACAGAGAATAGCCGAAAACTTATCTGATATTGAGGATGATATTGCCGACTTTGAGAGTGAAAGCGAAGGAGAGGAGGAAGTAATTGAAGAAGATTGCTATAACAGTGAATCGGAACAGTCCACTGATGAATTTTCCAAAGAAACTGAATCCTTTGTCAGGCCCAATGAGAGTGAACGTTTTTATATTGGGAAAAATGAAGAGACAATTTGGAAAAGCACTCCTGTAATTCAAGGTAATAAACCCAAGGCTACAAATATTATCAAAGTTTTACCTGGATCCAAAGGTGCGGCCAAAAATGTGTCAAAACCATTAGATtcgttttttatgtttttgacaAGGGATATGGTAGATCATATCGTATTATGCACTAATATTTATATCGAAAATAAACGTGATAATTTTATACGAGACCGAGATTGTAAGTTAACTTCTTCCGAAGAAATGTCGGCACTATTTGGAGTACTTTtcataatttccataaaaaaaagaaaccgcGTAAATGTTGAAAAACTTTGGGCCAGAGAAGGGACAGGAATGATTCTGTTAAGAGCATTATTcagttataaaagatttttgtttcttcttcGTGCCCTTCGTTTCGATGATATAACAACAAGACAAGAACGCgagaaatttgataaattagCAGCGATAAGAAAGATATTTGAggattttgtcaaaaattacaTGGAAAGTTATAGTTTCGGCGAGTTTATCACAATTGACGAAATGTTACATCCATTTCGAGGACGATGCGGATTTGTTCAGTATATGCCATTAAAACCTGCCAAATATGGCATCAAGTTCTACGCTCTTTGTGACAGTAAAACGTACTACACttggaaatttgaaatatattgcgAATTACAACGGGAGGTACTTTTCAAAACTTCAAACCTACCATTCGATATTGTACAAAGACTAGTAGAGCcaataaaaaacactaaaagaaatattattacacTAGCAcagtatcttttaaaaaatggcataacttTAACTggtatagtaaaaaaaaaataa